caaccatcaccacctccagtgccactctcatcccagctaacaccacctccagtaccactctcaccccagctaacaccacctccagtaccactctcatcccagctaacaccacctccagtaccactctcatcccagctaacaccacctccagtaccactctcatcccagctaacaccacctccagtatcactcgcaccccaaccatcaccacctccagtaccactctcaccccagctaacaccacctccagtatcactctcaccccaaccatcaccacctccagtaccactctcatcccagctaacaccacctccagtaccactctcatcccaaccatcaccacctccagtgccactctcatcccagctaacaccacctccagtaccactctcatcccagctaacaccacctccagtaccactctcatcccagctaacaccacctccagtaccactctcatcccagctaacaccacctccagtgccACTCTCatgccaaccatcaccacctccagtaccactctcatcccaaccatcaccacctccagtaccactctcatcccagctaacaccacctccagtaccactctcatcccagctaacaccacctccagtaccactctcatcccaaccatcaccacctccagtaccactctcaccccagctaacaccacctcaagTACCACTCTcaacccagctaacaccacctccagtaccactctcaccccagctaacaccacctccagtaccactctcatcccagctaacaccacctccagtaccaattgtgagagtttgaggatatggaatatggaatagtaaggaattgagctcggaaaatttctaaaaattttctttaattcttttaacctttattcctgtcgtgatattcaattaggtcgcctgaggaaggacttgcttagctaacacaccagtgtagtaagcagctcattcctcactctgggaccatttatgaacaattgactaggcaaaCGCAGAGAGACACCAAAAAAGTTTAAATCCCCTCTACTATCGGCcgtcgaccttcgccattcgccgaagcgaatctaacgagtaggtcctgggctctcacaacaataatttattgttgtgtgatgccgtatatttggtccaaaactcatCAGTTTCAATTTAATAGTCGAGTGTGAGAGTACGCTTACAGAACCATATAAATGTGTGGGTGTAACGcagacagtgttcaacataacttagtttattcaataaagtactaaccactacaacaaaaacaaaagaaatatcaatgacgttactggagatccttcctgtgacactatcaatgacagctagacaccagcccctcggactgcataatgaactaactcgaacataatgagagattccgtcctctgcctctggggggcgtggacgtcgggctctggctgccagtagctgtttgtcgctgactggtggtggttgctcgTTGCTGTGGGGCGCCAGCTGACTGAGGCGGAGGTCAGCAATATGGCGGCGACTGGTGGTGGCCGCATCCGCCGTGTGAATACTGCTCGGCTGGAGTTCTCTGCACCGGTGGATTGGGAACTAGTGGCGGCTGCGCTTTTGGATGTCCTTCAGGTGGATGTTAAAGATCTCCTCGGTCTCGAGAAATTTTCTCCCACTCGCGTGGCGGTGACGTTTGCCACGTCACCTGGATACGagcggtttgtggggtgttggaacgagcggacgactccccttcctcattcggctgtgtctgtgactgtctctgatccgtggggtccactgacctttgtgagcgtgcacggggtacctgttacgtttccagaggtggagctttcttctgtgtttacgaggtatggtatggtgttgcgtcatcggtacaacttgtttagtgccgggcggctgcggggcctccggctgggtactcgcacgctgcatatgcgcctcaaggagcccatcccctccaaggttatgtgctgtggtcttccgttccgggttttctatccagggcaggcccgcacgtgcttccgctgtggggaggagggccatgacgcTGCCCAGTGTGAGATTCCTCGACTGGAGACTGCTTCTGTATTCAGTGTGGGGGATTTTCCCCCCCTCCGTGAGGATGGTGCATCCCTGGCTGGTCCTCGGCGTGGGGGTGTGAATGGTGgggcacctgtgactgttgtgcctggtggtgcacctgcgactgttgtgcctggtggtgcacctgcgactgttgtgcctggtggtgcacctgcgactgttgtgcctggtggtgtacctgcgactgttgtgcctggtggtgcacctgcgactgttgtgcctggtggtgcacctgcgactattgtgcctggtggtgcacctgcgactgctgtgcctggtggtgcacctgcgactgctgtgcctggtggtgcacctgcgactgctgtgcctggtggtgcacctgcgactgctgtgcctggtggtgcacctgcgtctgctgtgcctggtggtgcacctgcgactgctgtgcctggtggtgcacctgcgtctgctgtgcctggtggtgcacctgcgactgctgtacctggtggtgcacctgcgcctgttgtgcctggtggtgcacctgcgactgctgtgcctggtggtgcacctgcgactgctgtgcctggtggtgcacctgcgactgctgtgcctggtggtgcacctgcgactgttgtgcctggtggtgcacctgcgactgttgtgcctggtggtgcacctgcgactgttgtgcctggtggtgcacctgcgactgctgtgcctggtggtgcacctgcgactgctgtgcctggtggtgcacctgcgactgttgtgcctggtggtgcacctgcgactgctgtgcctgctggttcgtctgtgcctatcgtgtcttctgtgccagctgtggtggaggacgtggctgctcctgattcccgtcttctacttccggtggatgtggaggtgcatcctgttcctggtgcttcgttggtgaatgggcgaggtgttgggagtgtcgtCTCGGTGCCTCCCGTTGTGGGCGATGCTTTCACTGAGGGTGATGGGAGCGTCGTCGTTGGTGCCGGCGTTCCTGTTGCATGCATTGCGAGTCCGCCTTCTGCTCCCCCTGCGGGTGCGTGCCAGGAGGGGGCGTTGACCTCCCATGCTCCTCGCCGGAAGCGCGTTGCGGGGGCGCGCTCACGCAgtcgagagccccctggcaaacggattgaggcttcgcggagttgtgccttgggtggtgccccccctcctcctcctaattctcctGTGTCTGATATGGATTCCGGAAGTGATGCAGTGCCGGTTGGCAGCAAGAATTCCTCGTCGGTGGTGGACGTTGGTGATACCTGGTCAGTGGCAGCGGGGTCTCGGCGTGCTTCGCTGGGTGATGCCGGCACTGTCCGCCTCCTGCGGGATCAGAGGCCAGGCATTATGGTGGATTCCCCGACGGTGGAACGGCGGCAGTTTGAGCCTCAGGATGCTGACGGCGCCTCTGCAGTGGGTGGCTCTGTGCCCTCTGGTGGTCCTGGAAGGGCTGGGGGTCATTGATGGGTTCGATGGCGCCTGCTATTgtttgtgcgtctttgaatgttcgtggtctgaatgctttggcggtccaattgggccttgtggatgtgcttcgggagcagcgggtggatgtggctctgatccaagagcacaatgttcgggatgtgtctgtgttgcaggggttgtgtgctgagtatcatgttgtgctgaacccgccgaggacgtcctttgggggaacgctgatgttgttttcgcggagggcatccatttccgtgcttcacacggaaatggatgaagatgggcgggtcttgtttgttcgggctgagtatttgggggttgtgattccgttcttgacagtgtacgccccttctggggtggcgcatcgtcaggaccgggagctgttttttcgggaggggcttttgccatacctgcggcatgatacgcgggatttgatctttgggggggattttaattgtgttacgtgtgtgagggattgctctagtgctcaccctcggaatgtttcggccgctttaattgaggttttgcgtgcgtgcgggtttcgcgatgcggctgttttgtgtggcggctcgttggagtataccttcgctgcgcgtggggcgagttctaggttggataggttctatgtttcaggtggggagtgttcggtttttgattttcgcacggtcccggtggctttctcggatcattgtatggtggttgtccgggttggtgtccggagtcaggtgcgggtggggcctgggtggtggaaactcaattgtcggttattgcgttgtccacgtatttgtgcgcagtttcgggcctggtgggttggcatcgttgcccggaaggctgatttctcctctttgttcgtttggtgggagtggtgtaaggtggagtgtcggaggttttttgggattgttgctaagcgggaggctgccgggaggtttggtctgctgcggttccttcaggcgcgtttgtcttctttatatgtgcggttgaatgctggggttgactgctttagtgagattgctgagtgtaaggagcgtatttgtgatttgcgtgcggtgttggctgacggtgttcgcgtgcgtgctcgtgtagctgagcgggtggatggggagaggctctctccctttcttttagggagggagaaggctgctAGGGGTTCCGTTCTTCTCCAGGGCCTTCGGCGGCCTGATGGGTCTGTGCTTTCTAGCACAGAGGGTGTTCTGCTTACCGCACGGCG
This window of the Procambarus clarkii isolate CNS0578487 chromosome 46, FALCON_Pclarkii_2.0, whole genome shotgun sequence genome carries:
- the LOC138350609 gene encoding uncharacterized protein, with the translated sequence MAATGGGRIRRVNTARLEFSAPVDWELVAAALLDVLQVDVKDLLGLEKFSPTRVAVTFATSPGYERFVGCWNERTTPLPHSAVSVTVSDPWGPLTFVSVHGVPVTFPEVELSSVFTRDDVKQQSH